GGATCTCAGGAAAATTCAGGCATTATCATATCAGATCAGAGTTTGAAACTCTTTTCATCGAAAACCTGCCTGATGAGATAAAAGATGAATATAATCTGAAAGCTAATAATCAGGAAGATAAATAAAAGCAAATTATCAAATTGGATAATATTTCCCGGATACTTATAAGCTGACTGATCAATTACCTCAACAAATCAAATTATGAAACATTATAATTATACACCCATTCAATGAATTGTAACCCGGAAAATAAGATTATTAAGGCAGTTCTGAATCTATTATGCACAAAATTAGCGCACCAACCATAATAGTAGAATAATCGAATAGAAACACTCCATTTTATCAAAAATCAGCCCACAAATAATAATTTCACCAAAACTTTATTGCCTGAAATATCCTGATCGCAGACAGTATTCACAGACATTGCACTAACAGTTCAAGACTATAGTGAGAGAACATATAATCACTTACATTGAATAATTTATTTGAAGGGCAATCAAAGGAGTGATCTTTTGATTTAACCTTTCTTAAAACAATTTAGGTAGTAATTGACAGGAAAGAATAAGGGCCATTTTAGCCAATTCAGTTTCCTTATCCTGCCCTGTTGTCTGCCAGTTATAGTCAACCGGCATTTAACTGATATCACGTTAACTCTGATTAAGGTTTGCATGCCGGTTGCTCTTAGAAACTATGAGGTACAACTATGAGATTAAAGAAAGGCGTGCGGGCCTTGAGCCTGCTATTGGTAATGGCATTGCTGACGGCGATGTTTGTTCCGGCAGTTAGTGCAACGGAAACACAGAGTAGTTCTACGCAATCATCAGTGGACATGGACAAAGATATAAATTCACATGAAAATTATATTACACCAGAATATTTCAAAGATTCAAAACCGGCAGAACCTTTGCATGAATCAGAAATGATAAATTTAATTATACCTAAGAAAACTCTTGATTCTTTTAATCAAGAAGAAAATTTAGGAATAATAAGTATTCCAGTATTCTACTTAGATATAAAAACACATTTCGATAAATCAAAAGATTATCCAAACAGATATATTGCTAAAGACATTAATTCCAATGAGGCAGTTGTTCTGATGCGAATGCCTATGGACATGTTAGATCGTTTTCTTGCTACATCGAAAAATAATGTTGTAACCTGGATTCCCGGAGACACATAACTAGGGCAGGACAAATGCGGCCAAATTCATATTTAATCAGAATTTGGCCAACATATTGTAGCCATTTTAAAAATGCACGGCCCAGTTATGCTTTGTAATTACTACCTAACGAGCGAAACAACATCCATCAATAAAATACGCACTATTTCTAATTTAAAATGTGATACGGCCATTTTAAAAATGGCTCGTTAGGAATTTTCGGGAATCCAGGTTGTAACTCTTCCATTCGCGAATTTTTTTAGGAACTATAATAATATTATGGACCTTGATTCGCACGTAAAACTTGAAGGAGATTCTATAATAGTAAATCCTGGCGAAAATGATGTTACATTAATTAAACAAATTTCATCTGCATCATCAGTAATTGAAACACCTGCTTTGGAAAGTAGTACAAGAACTGGGACAAAGTCAGTAAGGGTTACACCTCAAGGTGTTGATACTTGGCATAATGAAAGAGTATTTTTTGAACGGGCCAGCAAAACAGTTAATTATAACTACATTATTGGTCAAATAACCCCTGATACTTGGTCATTTTCAGGAAACAATGATCAATATTATGTTCCACAGGAGAGGGAAACCTATCTAAATCCTAACAGACAGGATGCCATTGAGGTTGTCGTAAATTACGACCATTATTCAGATTATCCTCTTGGTAAAGTATCATTATTTCCAGCCATCTATGACGATGGTTCAGATGTCATAGATTTAAGCAATTATGAGGATTCAGGGGCAGAGATTATCGAACTAATTCCTAATTCATTCCCTCATTCATATGGATACCATATTGAGATTTATAATGGTAAATATTACATAAACTTTGAAGATATGAATACATTGCAGTGGTTTGATCAGTATGTATATAATGATCAGGACAATCCCAGTACAACTTTCACTGAAGTTTGCGGTTCGTCTGAATTTTTCCAGCATACCAGCCCAATAACGGACTCTTTCTATGCATATACTGAACCGATTATCGATGAATGGGTCCGTGAAACCGGCGGCACATGGAGGGAACCAAGACAGGTTTGGACATTTGAAAACCAAACAGAAAACGAGAATTTCGTCCACATTAACTGGTGCTGGGGTGGTTCAAACAACCAGGAACTTATCACAGAATCATATGCCTGGTCAGGTTGGGCTTGACCTCCCAATTATTTTTATATTCGCCAAGGGATGATACATATTAATTATGAAATTCCTCAGGTTGTACCCAACCTGATTTTACCGGGTATAAAGATCATCAAACAAAAATTACACTTTAACAGATGTGTTGTAAATGAAATTATCAAATATTAAGAAAAACTATCCAATACTCCTTGTTAGCCTCATTATTGCCATAATTATCATGATTTGTCTTATTTATTTTATGGTGATTCCATTCGAAAATCTTCATCCAAACCAATCAAATGAGATCCCACAAACCTCAGTTCCGTCGAATACCACTTCTCAGACCAATGACTATTGTTACATTCAGGAGGTAGATCCTGATTATATAACAAATCGAGTTATTGTTCACCTGACTAAAGAGGATCTGATTTCATTTCCACAAGTTGAAAACGGGATTCTGAACTATGCAAATAATGACAATAAATGGTATAATGGTCGTAAATTTGTTTATGACTTTAAAGGTTCGGTGAATCAAATTACAGAACTTCGAAATTTATCTTGTAAAAACAGCACCGATCCAAAATGCGATCCTTTAGAATCACCTGTATTGTATGAGTACGATGGACAATTTTTTGCGATAGGTTGCCTTCCAGAATTTGGGAAGTCCAGACCTACGGTGCCTTCGCCAACAGCCGGCTAATATATTAAAAGGCTTTCTTTTTTTGTGAATATATAACAGAGGGAAAACATGGTAAAAAATTATGACTCATCTCCAATTTTCTGAGATGAGTCAAGAATAATAGTTCAATGATATAGTGAGAGTAAATTTATAATTCAATAGACTATTTTTAAATGGAGATGACATCAAAGGAGTGATCTTTTGATTTAACCTTTCCTTAAAACAATTTAGGTGGTAACTGACAGGAGAGAATAAGGGCCGTTTTAACCAATCCAGTCTCCTTATCCTGCCCTGTTGTCTGCCAATTATAGTCAACCGGCATTTACCTGATTTCACATAAAATCTAATTAAGGTTTGCATGCCGGTTGCTCTTAGAAACTATGAGGTACAACTATGAGATTAAAGAAAGGCGTGCGGGCTTTTTGCCTGCTATTGATAATGGCATTGCTGACGACGATGTTCGTTCCGGCGGTTAGTGCTGTCGATACGGATTTTATTTCCCCCAACTATGCAGGAAAAATTATTCCGTTTTGAGATAGGCGCAGTGATATTTTAGAGAGGAAAATCCAATATTTATTAAAAATAAGCCATCAGCGATGATTTTACAAAAACATTGTCACCCAAAATCTCCAAATCCCGGATATTGCTGTCAATATTACAATAACAGTTCAATGATGTGGTGAGAGGTCTATATATAGTCCTACTTTCTACTTTTAACTGAGGGGTAACAAAGGAGTGATCTTTTGATTTAACCTTTCCTTAAAACAATTTAGGTGGTAATTGACAGGAAAGAATAAGGGCCATTTTAACCAATTCAGTTTCCTTATCCTCCCCTGTTGTCTGCCAATTATAATCAACCGGCATTTACCTGATTTCACATAAACTCAGATTAAGGTTTGTATGCCGGTTTTAAGAACAAAATGAGGAAAAGTTATGAAAATTAAAAAAGGCGTGCGGGCTTTTTGCCTGCTATTGGTAATGACACTACTGACAGCGATGTTCATTCCAGCGGTTAGTGCAATAAGTTATAACGAAATGGAACAAGGATCTTCTGAATCAATAGCAATATTAACACCAGACTATAGTAAAACTGAACAGTATCTCAAAGATCCACTCTCGGAATCTGAAATTTCATATTATGTTTTTCCTGCTAAATGGATTATTGAAAATAATTTGAATGAAGATTTGGAAATCGTGAATTTAAATCTTGAAACTTCTGAATTGAATAAAGAATATGATGAAAAATTGGAACATCTGGTATATACACCAGTTCAGATAGATTCTGATGAAGTAATATATTTACTGAGATTACCTACTCAAATGATTAAAAATCAAAATGGAGATGATGAAAAACTGGATTTGAATTATCCAATAAACTTCTTTGGAAAATATGATAATTACGAAGATATGCAAAATGACATTCTGGAAAAAAGAAAATTAAGCAAATTAAATCTTGAATCCTCGAAAGATCCAAATAATTCGGAAAAATTTTCCTCTGTTGCCATATCAAAAGATACTAGATCCATAAATTATATGGAAAGTATTCAATATGATTCAGCATCAGGTTATTCTGATATAGATTATGTAACTGGTAAAATACAGCCATATTCATTTACTTCCGGACAATCTTGTGTAATATATCAGGAAAGAGAAATCCACTTTGATCGTGCTGGTGATCTTGTTGAGTTAATTCTCTGGTATCAACCTGATGGTGATATTTATCTCTCTGCAGCAATTTATGATGAGACAGTTCTTTGCTGGCCAAATAACGAGTGGATTGATGCATCTTCTATGCATCAGTATGAATATTATGTTCAGGTAAATTCTGATAAGTATTATATTTGGTTTAAAGACATAACAACCTTAGACTGGGATAATTATGTTTATGATGATTCTAATGATGGAGCAGAATATGTTACACATTTAATAGGAACATCAGAACTGGATTTGGTTGGAACACCTCAAACAGATTTTGAAGCTATTACTAATACAATGCAGGATGAGTGGTCACAAGACAGTGATAATAACTGGATCCGTCCGGGAATTTCATTTAGCTATAATTCCCATACTTATCCATATGGCTCTGGAAATTATGTCTACATGAATGATTGGGTTTCATCCAATATCATTTACACATATCATAAAGCAGGAAGGTATCAAACATGAAAGAACATAATAAAACAATCACACCATTATTTTTTCACCATATATGTATTGATGAGATAAATGGAGTATACACATATGAGTTTAATAAAAATTAAAGTTATTCTCACTATTTTCTTTTTTGTTTTTTGTAATTTAACTGCGGGATGCGTTGGAACAATTAATGAAAATACGGATAGCAGCGACATTATAGAGAATTCTCACGATGGAGATAATATATCAACTGTACAACAGGATATAATCTGGCAGGTATTGCCAAAGCAAACCTCTGTTGAAGAGACTTATCCTCCAAATATGATTGCTCCGACAGCAGCAGGGAATGAAGTTGCCGACCTGACAGTGTATGCAGAAAATTCGGAGAATTCAGTGAAATCAGGTGAACCTGTATCTATTGATGTCATATTTGAATCAATAGATGATTCTCCGGGTATTATCAACAACTTTCCTCCAAAAATGTTCGTTGCTTATGCAGACCTATTGGAAACCGAACGCTATCAGGTTGTTGAATATATTGATGAGAGAAAAGGAGATGTAACAATTAATCCCGGTGAAAAAATCACTCAAAATATAGTCTGGACTCCAAACAAAACAGGAGAATTTTGTCTTGCAGTAATGGACGTAAATATCTTTGATGGTGAAGGATGGTATGGATATTATTCCCATGTTGATCATGACAGAGGAGTTCCTGTTGCAAACATTACGGTGAAATGATAACTTAAGAGCTGAACAAAAGGGTAAATAGAATTGATTTTATCGCTCTTGCCAGATTATAGATCTTTTAGTCGGCGACAAGACCGGCCCGGTCGGCATGGCTTTTGCAAACGCAATGTCACAGCTCTCACCCGGACACACACCACTTCTGGCAGTAATAAGGCCTAATCTCTTAACAAAGCCTGCAACACTCATCATACCTAAAGTGACTCTTAAGACCGGAGAACAGGTAAATGCAATGTTTGGCGCAGTCCAGGCGGCAGTTGCAAAGGCTGTTGCAGACTCAGTTGAAGAGGGCGCATTCGGTGACAATAATATAGAAGACCTTGTACTCCTGGTAAGTGCATTCCTTCACCCGGATGCAAAGGACTACAACAGGATTTACCGCTACAACTACGGTTCAACAAAGCTTGCAATCACCCGTGCACTCGCAGGATTCCCGGACAAAGAAACAGTTCTCAAAGAGAAAGACCGTGCAGGACACGCTGTTATGGGATTCAAAGTACACAGGCTCTGGGACCCGCCGTACCTTCAGGTGGCCATGGACCTTGTTGACATGAAGTCTGTAGAGAGAGTCTTAACATCAGTGCCCAAGAACGACCATGTATTAATTGAGGCAGGAACACCTCTGATTAAGCAGTTCGGGCTTTCAGTAATAAGCGAGATCAGAAAGATAAGGCCTG
The sequence above is a segment of the Methanoplanus limicola DSM 2279 genome. Coding sequences within it:
- a CDS encoding bifunctional 5,6,7,8-tetrahydromethanopterin hydro-lyase/3-hexulose-6-phosphate synthase yields the protein MIDLLVGDKTGPVGMAFANAMSQLSPGHTPLLAVIRPNLLTKPATLIIPKVTLKTGEQVNAMFGAVQAAVAKAVADSVEEGAFGDNNIEDLVLLVSAFLHPDAKDYNRIYRYNYGSTKLAITRALAGFPDKETVLKEKDRAGHAVMGFKVHRLWDPPYLQVAMDLVDMKSVERVLTSVPKNDHVLIEAGTPLIKQFGLSVISEIRKIRPDAFIIADLKTLDTGNLEARMAANASADAVVVSGLAPVPTIVKFIQEAKKTGIYSVIDMLNVDKPAELIEKLAKEGAVPSIVEMHRAIDAEGDDYNWGDIPAIKEAAGGKLLVATAGGVRQHVVKDALKSGADILVVGRAITASRNIQNSAEQFLEEMNKEEIDQFRIMTDF